The DNA sequence GTGGTGCTCCGGCCGCCGTCGGCGTCGATGCTCCGGCTCCGGCCGCCGTCGGTCCCGTGGTCGCTCACGGAACCATTCTCGCGGGGCACCCCGGGCGGGGCGCGTGCGGGATCAGCTCAGGCCGAGCTTGGACGAGCAGGACGGCCAGGCGCTGTACCCGCCGCGGTCGTCCTTGACCTTCTCGGCGACCGCGATCTGCTCCTCGCGGGAGGCCTTCTCCGCGGTCGGGGCGTACTGCCCGCCGCCGTAGGCCTGCCAGGTCTGCTTGTTGAACTGCAGCCCGCCCTGGTAGCCGTTGCCGGTGTTGATGCTCCAGTTCCCGCCGGACTCGCACTTGGCGAGCTTGTCCCAGGTCGCGCCGTTGGAGACGGCGGGCGCCGAGGACGTCGCCTTCGCGCCGGCCTTCTCGACGATCTCCTCGACCTTCTTCTTGGTGCCGACCTTCACCACGCGCGGCAGGGCCGGGGTGTCCTGACCGGCGCCGATGCGCTCGCGGGCGACCTCGCTGCCCTGGTCGTAGGTGACCCGCCAGATGATGCTGCGGGCGCCCTCGCGGCCCGGGTCGACGACGGTGCGGGTGCCCTCGTCGAGCGACGGGTCCTGCACCTCCTGCTCCGGCACCGGGAGCTTCCGGGACTCGACGATCTGGGCGTTCACGATGTCCGAGCCGGTGGTCGGGGAGGTGACCGGGGCGAACGACGCCGGGGAGGACGCCCGGTCGAGGTTCATCGACGCCGTGCCGAGATCGGTGGCGTTCGCGGCGAGCCCCGCATGGAGCTCCTGGGCGGGCTGCTCGGCGGGGGCGGAGAGCACCGCGGCGGCGAGCCCACCGGTCGGGACCGAGAACAGCGCGGCCGCGGCGGCGGTCCGGACCCCGGCCCGGGAGCGGGCGGCGGCCGTGCGGTGACGGCCCTCGTAGGTGACGAACCCGGCCTCGTCGCCGGCGAGACCGGCGGGGGCGACGGCGGGGAGCGGTCGCGTGAACTCGTCGTCGGCGAGCGGTGCGGCGTGACGCGAAGACATGACTTCCCGGGGTCTCGGCTGTCCGGGAAGGAGTCATGACCTGCGGGAACGACGACCGGCGCGGTGCCGGGGAGCGGAACCGTCGCTGGGGAGCGGACCAGTCGTCGTCCCGCGGGTCGGGGGAGCGACCCCGTCCCGGCGGGTACGACGACGGACGTTAGCGGACCGTGACCCAGAGCAGCGTGTCCGACGCGCGCGTGGCGACGAGCGGCCGGGGATCGACGGTGAGTGACGACGACCCCGCCGCTCATCACGGCGGACGGCGT is a window from the Pseudonocardia sp. HH130629-09 genome containing:
- a CDS encoding resuscitation-promoting factor yields the protein MSSRHAAPLADDEFTRPLPAVAPAGLAGDEAGFVTYEGRHRTAAARSRAGVRTAAAAALFSVPTGGLAAAVLSAPAEQPAQELHAGLAANATDLGTASMNLDRASSPASFAPVTSPTTGSDIVNAQIVESRKLPVPEQEVQDPSLDEGTRTVVDPGREGARSIIWRVTYDQGSEVARERIGAGQDTPALPRVVKVGTKKKVEEIVEKAGAKATSSAPAVSNGATWDKLAKCESGGNWSINTGNGYQGGLQFNKQTWQAYGGGQYAPTAEKASREEQIAVAEKVKDDRGGYSAWPSCSSKLGLS